The following coding sequences are from one Hydra vulgaris chromosome 04, alternate assembly HydraT2T_AEP window:
- the LOC100213294 gene encoding uncharacterized protein LOC100213294 isoform X5, producing the protein MSDNYPQKIWDGVDGYIVRPWNTNISKESLAKESKKKQANDNFHQNLDKLNSNVNGNLTDKITKRRSSKKTSIKYHNEALKRTYDDISVSNEKISNKFVHSLNGLNDILVSQIALPTLDESLIKFKLLEHESEVHLLQTTPSSLENHSNILDEKYKKLPKQKVNIQSPKKYKLSNTPEITEPRTSILESEQDLIKKVRPHSAGPLPSFSTFVHEFSLKPLNTQLLSLPTSPKNNFFTNKSFDAKLDSFKHKKSVQLKYSKVKINSECGCAVSDTSDSGPFYNHLGSGYSLNELRNTLLDRFSIQNAALNLQLVKHTSVEGKNGDGCPLAKWIIRRTNDEEKYLVVVRHHEGHTCSSTFTVIVIVAWEGISKQYADDMYRYLAKTLNESGFRTRRRCSANESKTCLCQGEVEESQGASFSFGCSWSMFFDGCKFTKSTNARKFKMQDPVKEEEIEKVLQEMTTQVSPLLKIWAPKCYENMTHFEEIADKCRIGLNKGRPFSGVTCCLDFCAHSHRDIHDLNNGTTMVCHFFNVCTLLKPNYNERTDEQLHVLPLYQLLDDRGNVIPCNYDNPPHLIKSKITVRHDTCGRYVNPVAVNLKKLGNEQKSVFKNEGASLLCSDFLKHPRFCSESDVPYVLSQRETLPIQNIKKEMIFVDESEIPIYRQCSDYFNSEDYKLSTFKKMEHNNSNSPFKKYKEHVSKPTVITQEMGGVAIALGHGSFLVECAKKELHATTALRNPERSEPTRLSMVFYQHKKLNKKDHGYEDYQEKMNGRLKERLLKNERSFDDLSLLADTAAQNKSPNIAFINISDIKPFTEVGQFKKSDHEKKNLLNSKANNFSIASLMNPDENSHKSQLNETVEYNNIIKKTMIEDIDTVNNVAIGHKDTNNTNAIEYNNIVNNIGINYNYIRKDEIVPLLQNKTEKLPTFSIFKKSLYNISKDTDVEGQDKCNNDNIKKDTYFDQPISMPSIEDNTVIKATSPILKEDFKNSENESKTGENSNTENKFELLNTMKIKNENLDFLKKSSLSSNNYFVKKCFKTDSRLLSTISPDSSSKVVLQPVVLQNLAIDNCFISKDKKENKKLMDHTVSVFHDCLQNSYKESNVTTDKLLVMSKDSSRVGEWDLNKNMFQKDSFKKPWENILTENVINSNRNFSEKHCYNGTHPFYKDLFTYGKSNKTRREHLTSEKLNEIHKDSLISEKPFTKRNKQFDVNSILSNQCTKYHATPTDHRTTFTMRQSATAQHNLCQNFEPHIPTATPNNVHESSFYYLPGFDDGTRFTYASPETYATSNFNQTIPVMERSFSTSYSDIHYKNAHSLSSKKHRCSFPITEHFEYNSLEFQNNLLHNANNSLEILQSRYLPISDNLTQNHSIFQPLGSFSETLPKSYPT; encoded by the exons ATGTCAGATAATTACCCTCAGAAGATCTGGGATGGCGTTGATGGTTATATCGTGCGCCCGTGGAATACTAATATCTCAAAAGAGAGCTTGGctaag gagtcgaaaaaaaaacaagcaaatgacaattttcatcaaaatttggACAAACTTAATAGTAATGTAAATGGTAATCTTACTGATAAAATTACTAAACGACGTTCATCAAAGAAAACATCCATAAAGTATCATAATGAagctttaaaaagaacatatgATGATATTAgtgtttcaaatgaaaaaatatccaACAAATTTGTTCATTCATTAAATGGTCTAAATGATATTTTAGTTTCTCAAATTGCCTTGCCTACACTTGATGAAagcttgataaaatttaaacttttagaaCATGAAAGTGAAGTACACTTGTTACAAACTACTCCTTCTTCTTTGGAAAATCATAGCAATATATTAgatgaaaaatacaaaaaactgccaaaacaaaaagttaatatacAGAGTCCAAAAAAATACAAGCTGTCTAATACACCAGAAATTACTGAACCTCGAACTTCTATTCTTGAATCCGAACAAGATCTAATTAAAAAAGTGCGTCCACATAGTGCAGGACCTTTACCAAGTTTTAGTACTTTTGTGCATGAATTTTCGCTAAAACCTCTTAACACACAATTGCTGAGTTTACCAACTtctccaaaaaataatttttttactaacaaatcATTTGATGCTAAACTAGATAgctttaaacacaaaaaaagtgTTCAGCTGAAGTAttctaaagttaaaataaattctgaATGTGGATGTGCTG TTTCAGACACAAGTGATTCAGGCCCATTTTATAATCATCTTGGTTCAGGCTACTCATTAAATGAACTTCGGAATACACTTTTAGATAG GTTTAGTATTCAAAATGCTGCATTAAACTTACAATTAGTTAAGCACACTTCTGTTGAGGGGAAAAATGGTGATGGTTGTCCACTAGCGAAATGG ATAATACGTAGAACAAATGACGAGGAGAAATATTTGGTTGTTGTACGACACCATGAAGGTCATACTTGCAGCAGCACATTTACTGTTATTGTGATAGTTGCATGGGAAGGTATTTCTAAACAGTATGCTGATGATATGTATAGATATCTCgccaaaactttaaatgaatcTGGGTTTCGGACTAGACGAAGATGTAGTGCAAATGAAAg TAAAACGTGTTTGTGTCAAGGTGAAGTTGAAGAATCACAAGGAGCTTCATTTTCATTTGGTTGTTCATGGAGTATGTTTTTTGATGGATGCAAGTTTACTAAAAGTACCAATGCTAGAAAGTTTAAAATGCAGGACCCTGTAAAg gaagaagaaattgaaaaagttttgcaAGAAATGACAACTCAAGTTTCtcctttattaaaaatatgggctccaaaatgttatgaaaatatg ACTCATTTTGAAGAAATAGCAGACAAATGCCGCATTGGATTAAATAAAGGTCGACCATTTTCAGGTGTGACATGTTGTCTGGATTTCTGTGCACATAGTCATCGAGATATTCATGATCTGAACAATGGCACCACAATggtttgtcatttttttaat gtttgTACCCTGTTAAAGCCCAATTATAATGAAAGAACTGATGAACAACTTCATGTGTTGCCATTGTACCAGTTGTTAGATGACAGAGGAAATGTTATCCCTTGTAACTATGACAACCCACCTCATTTGATCAAAAGTAAAATTACAGTGCGTCACGATACTTGTGGAAGATATGTTAATCCAGTTGCAGTAAACCTTAAGAAACTTGGCAATGAAcaaaaaagcgtttttaaaaatgaaggaGCAAGCTTACTTTGCTCCGATTTTCTCAAGCATCCTCGTTTTTGTAGCGAATCAGATGTTCCTTATGTTCTTAGTCAAAGAGAAACATTGCctattcaaaatataaagaaagaaatgatttttgtaGATGAATCTGAAATTCCTATTTATCGACAATGCagtgattattttaattctgAAGATTACAAGTTATCTACTTTTAAGAAAATGGAACACAATAATTCAAATTCGCCGtttaagaaatataaagaaCATGTTTCCAAACCTACTGTTATAACTCAAGAAATGGGTGGGGTTGCGATTGCTCTAGGTCATGGCTCATTTCTTGTTGAATGTGCCAAAAAAGAGCTTCATGCTACCACAGCTTTAAGAAATCCAGAGCGTTCTGAACCTACTCGACTTAGCATGGTGTTTTATCAACATAAGAAGCTTAACAAAAAAGATCATGGCTACGAAGATTATCAAGAAAAGATGAATGGTCGCTTAAAAGAAAGGTTATTGAAAAATGAACGCAGTTTTGACGACTTATCATTACTAGCTGATACAGCAGCGCAAAATAAGTCTCCTAATATAGCATTTATTAATATATCTGATATAAAACCTTTTACGGAAGTAGGGCAGTTTAAGAAATCTGAtcatgagaaaaaaaatttgctcaacAGTAAAGCAAATAACTTTAGTATTGCTAGTCTTATGAATCCAGATGAAAATTCTCATAAATCTCAACTAAATGAAACTgttgaatataataatatcattaaaaagacTATGATCGAGGATATCGATACTGTTAACAATGTTGCTATTGGGCATAAAGACACCAATAACACCAATGCTattgaatataataatattgttaacaacATTGGtatcaattataattatattagaaAGGATGAAATTGTCCCTTTGCTTCAGAATAAAACGGAAAAACTTCCtacttttagcatttttaaaaaaagtttgtataacATCTCTAAAGATACCGACGTTGAAGGTCAAGATAAATGTAATaatgacaatataaaaaaagacacTTACTTCGATCAGCCTATTTCGATGCCTTCAATTGAAGATAATACGGTAATAAAAGCTACATCaccaattttaaaagaagattttaaaaattctgagaACGAATCTAAAACAGGAGAAAATTCGAATACAGAAAACAAATTTGAGTTATTGAAtactatgaaaattaaaaatgaaaatttagatttcttaaaaaaaagttctttaagttcaaacaattattttgtaaaaaaatgttttaaaacagattCGCGTTTGTTGTCAACTATTTCACCTGATTCAAGTTCTAAAGTTGTTTTGCAACCAGTAGTGTTACAAAATTTAGCTATTGACAACTGCTTTataagtaaagataaaaaagaaaataaaaagctaaTGGACCACACTGTTTCTGTATTTCATGATTGTTTGCAAAATTCATATAAAGAATCCAATGTTACAACTGATAAGTTGTTAGTGATGAGCAAAGATAGTAGTAGAGTCGGAGAATgggatttaaataaaaacatgtttcaGAAAGATTCGTTTAAAAAACCTTgggaaaatattttaactgaaaatgtaataaatagcaatcgaaatttttcagaaaaacacTGTTATAATGGAACACATCCATTTTATAAAGACCTTTTTACATACGGAAAATCTAATAAAACACGCAGAGAACATCTTACAAGCGAAAAACTTAATGAAATACATAAAGATTCTCTTATTAGCGAAAAACCTTTCACAAAGAGAAATAAACAATTTGACGTTAATAGTATTTTAAGTAATCAATGCACAAAATATCATGCAACGCCAACCGATCATCGCACTACTTTCACAATGCGCCAATCTGCTACAGCACAGCATAAtttatgtcaaaattttgaaccCCATATTCCGACTGCTACTCCAAATAATGTACACGaaagtagtttttattatttgcctGGGTTTGATGATGGCACCCGATTTACCTATGCATCTCCAGAAACGTATGCGActtcaaattttaatcaaacaatCCCAGTAATGGAACGCTCATTCTCGACCTCTTACTCTgatattcattataaaaatgcaCACAGTTTATCTAGCAAAAAGCATAGATGTTCCTTTCCAATAACAGAACATTTTGAATACAATTCTTtggaatttcaaaataatttacttcACAATGCAAACAATAGTCTTGAAATTTTGCAATCTCGTTATTTACCTATCTCAGACAATCTCACCCAAAATCACAGTATATTTCAGCCATTAGGGTCATTTTCAGAAACACTTCCTAAAAGTTACCCTACCTAG
- the LOC100213294 gene encoding uncharacterized protein LOC100213294 isoform X3, protein MSDNYPQKIWDGVDGYIVRPWNTNISKESLAKESKKKQANDNFHQNLDKLNSNVNGNLTDKITKRRSSKKTSIKYHNEALKRTYDDISVSNEKISNKFVHSLNGLNDILVSQIALPTLDESLIKFKLLEHESEVHLLQTTPSSLENHSNILDEKYKKLPKQKVNIQSPKKYKLSNTPEITEPRTSILESEQDLIKKVRPHSAGPLPSFSTFVHEFSLKPLNTQLLSLPTSPKNNFFTNKSFDAKLDSFKHKKSVQLKYSKVKINSECGCAVSDTSDSGPFYNHLGSGYSLNELRNTLLDRFSIQNAALNLQLVKHTSVEGKNGDGCPLAKWIIRRTNDEEKYLVVVRHHEGHTCSSTFTVIVIVAWEGISKQYADDMYRYLAKTLNESGFRTRRRCSANESKTCLCQGEVEESQGASFSFGCSWSMFFDGCKFTKSTNARKFKMQDPVKEEEIEKVLQEMTTQVSPLLKIWAPKCYENMTHFEEIADKCRIGLNKGRPFSGVTCCLDFCAHSHRDIHDLNNGTTMVCTLLKPNYNERTDEQLHVLPLYQLLDDRGNVIPCNYDNPPHLIKSKITVRHDTCGRYVNPVAVNLKKLGNEQKSVFKNEGASLLCSDFLKHPRFCSESDVPYVLSQRETLPIQNIKKEMIFVDESEIPIYRQCSDYFNSEDYKLSTFKKMEHNNSNSPFKKYKEHVSKPTVITQEMGGVAIALGHGSFLVECAKKELHATTALRNPERSEPTRLSMVFYQHKKLNKKDHGYEDYQEKMNGRLKERLLKNERSFDDLSLLADTAAQNKSPNIAFINISDIKPFTEVGQFKKSDHEKKNLLNSKANNFSIASLMNPDENSHKSQLNETVEYNNIIKKTMIEDIDTVNNVAIGHKDTNNTNAIEYNNIVNNIGINYNYIRKDEIVPLLQNKTEKLPTFSIFKKSLYNISKDTDVEGQDKCNNDNIKKDTYFDQPISMPSIEDNTVIKATSPILKEDFKNSENESKTGENSNTENKFELLNTMKIKNENLDFLKKSSLSSNNYFVKKCFKTDSRLLSTISPDSSSKVVLQPVVLQNLAIDNCFISKDKKENKKLMDHTVSVFHDCLQNSYKESNVTTDKLLVMSKDSSRVGEWDLNKNMFQKDSFKKPWENILTENVINSNRNFSEKHCYNGTHPFYKDLFTYGKSNKTRREHLTSEKLNEIHKDSLISEKPFTKRNKQFDVNSILSNQCTKYHATPTDHRTTFTMRQSATAQHNLCQNFEPHIPTATPNNVHESSFYYLPGFDDGTRFTYASPETYATSNFNQTIPVMERSFSTSYSDIHYKNAHSLSSKKHRCSFPITEHFEYNSLEFQNNLLHNANNSLEILQSRYLPISDNLTQNHSIFQPLGSFSETLPKSYPT, encoded by the exons ATGTCAGATAATTACCCTCAGAAGATCTGGGATGGCGTTGATGGTTATATCGTGCGCCCGTGGAATACTAATATCTCAAAAGAGAGCTTGGctaag gagtcgaaaaaaaaacaagcaaatgacaattttcatcaaaatttggACAAACTTAATAGTAATGTAAATGGTAATCTTACTGATAAAATTACTAAACGACGTTCATCAAAGAAAACATCCATAAAGTATCATAATGAagctttaaaaagaacatatgATGATATTAgtgtttcaaatgaaaaaatatccaACAAATTTGTTCATTCATTAAATGGTCTAAATGATATTTTAGTTTCTCAAATTGCCTTGCCTACACTTGATGAAagcttgataaaatttaaacttttagaaCATGAAAGTGAAGTACACTTGTTACAAACTACTCCTTCTTCTTTGGAAAATCATAGCAATATATTAgatgaaaaatacaaaaaactgccaaaacaaaaagttaatatacAGAGTCCAAAAAAATACAAGCTGTCTAATACACCAGAAATTACTGAACCTCGAACTTCTATTCTTGAATCCGAACAAGATCTAATTAAAAAAGTGCGTCCACATAGTGCAGGACCTTTACCAAGTTTTAGTACTTTTGTGCATGAATTTTCGCTAAAACCTCTTAACACACAATTGCTGAGTTTACCAACTtctccaaaaaataatttttttactaacaaatcATTTGATGCTAAACTAGATAgctttaaacacaaaaaaagtgTTCAGCTGAAGTAttctaaagttaaaataaattctgaATGTGGATGTGCTG TTTCAGACACAAGTGATTCAGGCCCATTTTATAATCATCTTGGTTCAGGCTACTCATTAAATGAACTTCGGAATACACTTTTAGATAG GTTTAGTATTCAAAATGCTGCATTAAACTTACAATTAGTTAAGCACACTTCTGTTGAGGGGAAAAATGGTGATGGTTGTCCACTAGCGAAATGG ATAATACGTAGAACAAATGACGAGGAGAAATATTTGGTTGTTGTACGACACCATGAAGGTCATACTTGCAGCAGCACATTTACTGTTATTGTGATAGTTGCATGGGAAGGTATTTCTAAACAGTATGCTGATGATATGTATAGATATCTCgccaaaactttaaatgaatcTGGGTTTCGGACTAGACGAAGATGTAGTGCAAATGAAAg TAAAACGTGTTTGTGTCAAGGTGAAGTTGAAGAATCACAAGGAGCTTCATTTTCATTTGGTTGTTCATGGAGTATGTTTTTTGATGGATGCAAGTTTACTAAAAGTACCAATGCTAGAAAGTTTAAAATGCAGGACCCTGTAAAg gaagaagaaattgaaaaagttttgcaAGAAATGACAACTCAAGTTTCtcctttattaaaaatatgggctccaaaatgttatgaaaatatg ACTCATTTTGAAGAAATAGCAGACAAATGCCGCATTGGATTAAATAAAGGTCGACCATTTTCAGGTGTGACATGTTGTCTGGATTTCTGTGCACATAGTCATCGAGATATTCATGATCTGAACAATGGCACCACAATg gtttgTACCCTGTTAAAGCCCAATTATAATGAAAGAACTGATGAACAACTTCATGTGTTGCCATTGTACCAGTTGTTAGATGACAGAGGAAATGTTATCCCTTGTAACTATGACAACCCACCTCATTTGATCAAAAGTAAAATTACAGTGCGTCACGATACTTGTGGAAGATATGTTAATCCAGTTGCAGTAAACCTTAAGAAACTTGGCAATGAAcaaaaaagcgtttttaaaaatgaaggaGCAAGCTTACTTTGCTCCGATTTTCTCAAGCATCCTCGTTTTTGTAGCGAATCAGATGTTCCTTATGTTCTTAGTCAAAGAGAAACATTGCctattcaaaatataaagaaagaaatgatttttgtaGATGAATCTGAAATTCCTATTTATCGACAATGCagtgattattttaattctgAAGATTACAAGTTATCTACTTTTAAGAAAATGGAACACAATAATTCAAATTCGCCGtttaagaaatataaagaaCATGTTTCCAAACCTACTGTTATAACTCAAGAAATGGGTGGGGTTGCGATTGCTCTAGGTCATGGCTCATTTCTTGTTGAATGTGCCAAAAAAGAGCTTCATGCTACCACAGCTTTAAGAAATCCAGAGCGTTCTGAACCTACTCGACTTAGCATGGTGTTTTATCAACATAAGAAGCTTAACAAAAAAGATCATGGCTACGAAGATTATCAAGAAAAGATGAATGGTCGCTTAAAAGAAAGGTTATTGAAAAATGAACGCAGTTTTGACGACTTATCATTACTAGCTGATACAGCAGCGCAAAATAAGTCTCCTAATATAGCATTTATTAATATATCTGATATAAAACCTTTTACGGAAGTAGGGCAGTTTAAGAAATCTGAtcatgagaaaaaaaatttgctcaacAGTAAAGCAAATAACTTTAGTATTGCTAGTCTTATGAATCCAGATGAAAATTCTCATAAATCTCAACTAAATGAAACTgttgaatataataatatcattaaaaagacTATGATCGAGGATATCGATACTGTTAACAATGTTGCTATTGGGCATAAAGACACCAATAACACCAATGCTattgaatataataatattgttaacaacATTGGtatcaattataattatattagaaAGGATGAAATTGTCCCTTTGCTTCAGAATAAAACGGAAAAACTTCCtacttttagcatttttaaaaaaagtttgtataacATCTCTAAAGATACCGACGTTGAAGGTCAAGATAAATGTAATaatgacaatataaaaaaagacacTTACTTCGATCAGCCTATTTCGATGCCTTCAATTGAAGATAATACGGTAATAAAAGCTACATCaccaattttaaaagaagattttaaaaattctgagaACGAATCTAAAACAGGAGAAAATTCGAATACAGAAAACAAATTTGAGTTATTGAAtactatgaaaattaaaaatgaaaatttagatttcttaaaaaaaagttctttaagttcaaacaattattttgtaaaaaaatgttttaaaacagattCGCGTTTGTTGTCAACTATTTCACCTGATTCAAGTTCTAAAGTTGTTTTGCAACCAGTAGTGTTACAAAATTTAGCTATTGACAACTGCTTTataagtaaagataaaaaagaaaataaaaagctaaTGGACCACACTGTTTCTGTATTTCATGATTGTTTGCAAAATTCATATAAAGAATCCAATGTTACAACTGATAAGTTGTTAGTGATGAGCAAAGATAGTAGTAGAGTCGGAGAATgggatttaaataaaaacatgtttcaGAAAGATTCGTTTAAAAAACCTTgggaaaatattttaactgaaaatgtaataaatagcaatcgaaatttttcagaaaaacacTGTTATAATGGAACACATCCATTTTATAAAGACCTTTTTACATACGGAAAATCTAATAAAACACGCAGAGAACATCTTACAAGCGAAAAACTTAATGAAATACATAAAGATTCTCTTATTAGCGAAAAACCTTTCACAAAGAGAAATAAACAATTTGACGTTAATAGTATTTTAAGTAATCAATGCACAAAATATCATGCAACGCCAACCGATCATCGCACTACTTTCACAATGCGCCAATCTGCTACAGCACAGCATAAtttatgtcaaaattttgaaccCCATATTCCGACTGCTACTCCAAATAATGTACACGaaagtagtttttattatttgcctGGGTTTGATGATGGCACCCGATTTACCTATGCATCTCCAGAAACGTATGCGActtcaaattttaatcaaacaatCCCAGTAATGGAACGCTCATTCTCGACCTCTTACTCTgatattcattataaaaatgcaCACAGTTTATCTAGCAAAAAGCATAGATGTTCCTTTCCAATAACAGAACATTTTGAATACAATTCTTtggaatttcaaaataatttacttcACAATGCAAACAATAGTCTTGAAATTTTGCAATCTCGTTATTTACCTATCTCAGACAATCTCACCCAAAATCACAGTATATTTCAGCCATTAGGGTCATTTTCAGAAACACTTCCTAAAAGTTACCCTACCTAG